In Fervidobacterium thailandense, one DNA window encodes the following:
- the hisB gene encoding imidazoleglycerol-phosphate dehydratase HisB produces the protein MLEIERSDNCCEVRRQTNETSITLKLCADNIGVLSGGTKVGFFDHLIKTFAKYSGLFIEISEFQADTHVDLHHGVEDTGIVLGIAFRNLFDYNKVARFGYTIIPMDETLILSSVDLSGRQYLNFDVNFTAPHIGNFPTELVEEFFRAFVNNSAITLHIKKLEGKNSHHIAECIFKSVALSLKMALGPSGTVFSTKGVIM, from the coding sequence ATGCTTGAAATAGAACGCTCCGATAATTGTTGTGAAGTTAGAAGACAGACAAACGAAACGTCTATAACACTGAAATTGTGCGCTGATAACATCGGAGTCCTAAGTGGAGGTACGAAGGTAGGTTTTTTTGACCATCTTATCAAAACATTTGCAAAGTATTCCGGATTATTCATAGAGATAAGTGAATTCCAAGCTGACACACATGTGGATTTACACCACGGAGTCGAAGATACAGGGATAGTTTTGGGTATAGCTTTTAGAAATTTATTTGATTACAACAAAGTCGCACGTTTCGGTTATACAATTATCCCGATGGATGAAACACTTATCTTAAGTTCTGTAGATTTATCAGGACGGCAGTATCTCAATTTCGATGTGAATTTCACAGCTCCGCACATAGGGAATTTTCCAACGGAACTTGTCGAAGAATTTTTCAGAGCGTTTGTAAATAACTCAGCGATAACGCTTCACATTAAAAAGCTCGAAGGTAAAAACAGCCACCATATCGCTGAATGTATTTTCAAATCAGTTGCATTATCACTGAAGATGGCGTTAGGACCGTCTGGAACGGTGTTCAGTACGAAAGGGGTGATAATGTGA
- the hisC gene encoding histidinol-phosphate transaminase, whose product MERKMTFRQLPKYEPEKRSEIYLALNENPYDFPDEILEKVFKNLDTVKLKIYYDSPSDELLEALACYTGQPKKRISIGNGADEIIYDIFLMFPDMKFYVCPPTYSCYSIFASATGVKLNYVPLIGEMYEKLNLDKLTKVLDENSVLFLPNPNNPTGQLFEKSDVEMLLSTGALIVLDEAYYEFSNVSYVELLDKFDNLIVIRTFSKAFSLAAQRIGYIMANEELIEYYNSLRLPYNVSYISQQLALAALENLAYFKKRTLRIVQERERMKEILSKNGFKLTDSKANFIFILAQDDEARCIVEKLERQNITVRKFEQGIRISVGKSEENDLVISTLIGKSEV is encoded by the coding sequence ATGGAAAGGAAAATGACGTTTCGTCAGTTACCGAAATACGAACCTGAAAAGCGAAGTGAGATATACCTCGCACTCAACGAAAATCCGTACGATTTTCCCGACGAAATCCTCGAAAAGGTTTTCAAAAACCTCGATACTGTAAAGCTCAAGATTTATTACGATTCACCAAGCGATGAGTTGTTGGAAGCACTAGCATGTTACACTGGTCAACCTAAGAAAAGAATTAGCATTGGTAATGGGGCAGATGAGATAATATACGATATCTTTCTGATGTTCCCAGATATGAAATTTTATGTATGTCCTCCGACGTACAGTTGTTATTCTATCTTTGCTTCAGCCACCGGTGTGAAGCTCAATTACGTGCCTTTGATAGGCGAGATGTACGAAAAGTTAAATTTAGACAAATTGACGAAGGTTTTGGATGAAAATAGTGTGTTGTTTTTACCAAATCCCAATAATCCAACTGGACAACTCTTTGAGAAATCGGATGTAGAAATGTTACTTTCAACGGGTGCACTCATTGTGCTTGATGAAGCATATTATGAATTTTCAAATGTTTCGTACGTTGAATTGCTCGATAAATTCGATAATTTGATAGTTATTCGCACGTTTTCAAAAGCATTTTCCCTTGCCGCTCAACGTATTGGGTACATAATGGCAAATGAAGAGTTGATTGAGTATTATAACTCACTGAGGTTACCTTACAACGTCTCTTACATCTCTCAACAACTCGCACTAGCAGCGCTTGAGAATCTGGCTTATTTCAAAAAAAGAACTTTAAGGATTGTTCAAGAGCGTGAGCGGATGAAAGAAATTTTGTCGAAAAATGGTTTCAAACTCACAGATTCAAAGGCGAATTTTATTTTCATATTAGCACAGGATGATGAAGCAAGGTGTATCGTTGAGAAACTGGAAAGACAAAACATCACAGTTAGAAAATTTGAACAAGGAATTAGGATATCTGTTGGTAAATCTGAAGAGAACGATTTGGTGATAAGTACCTTGATAGGTAAAAGCGAAGTATAA
- the hisD gene encoding histidinol dehydrogenase, which yields MRIIKNPSVEEVSKLIENRKSDVAGTEELVKSIVENIRKNGDSALIEYVNKYEKCKLTIDDLKVSQEQINQAQVSEEFERLVDEFISRLESYHRLQLEADKWMLTDNGSLLGYMSVPLESVGIYVPSGKGVYFSTLLMCAVPAKIAGVKRIVIATPPNEYGSVSEMILYIAKRLGISEIYKMGGAHAVASLAYGTQTIKRVDKIVGPGNKYVALAKKLIIEDCGIDSIAGPSEVLIIADESANPRFLAWDLLSQAEHDEDAMSVLITTSEQIALAVQENIGRYLQKLAEPNRTRAKTSLEKNGYVLLVDDLSKAAKFSNLIAPEHLEIVTQEPYVLLKQIKNAGSVFLGNFSSEPIGDYGIGPNHVLPTFSTARFSSGLSVSDFVKKVFVTQVTSQELMRSGEQYVKLARLEGFEAHAMAVQIRLEELGVWKGK from the coding sequence ATGAGGATTATTAAAAATCCTTCGGTTGAGGAAGTTTCAAAGCTTATTGAAAATCGAAAGAGTGATGTTGCGGGTACGGAAGAGTTAGTTAAGAGCATCGTTGAGAATATTAGGAAAAATGGTGATAGTGCGTTAATCGAATATGTGAATAAATACGAAAAGTGTAAGCTCACCATCGATGATTTGAAGGTTTCGCAAGAGCAGATAAATCAAGCGCAAGTGAGTGAAGAGTTTGAAAGACTTGTCGATGAGTTCATTTCAAGGTTGGAAAGTTATCACAGGTTGCAGTTAGAGGCGGATAAGTGGATGTTAACTGACAATGGTTCTTTGCTTGGTTATATGAGCGTGCCACTTGAGAGTGTGGGGATTTACGTACCATCGGGCAAGGGTGTTTATTTTTCAACTCTTTTGATGTGCGCAGTACCGGCAAAAATCGCAGGTGTTAAGCGTATAGTAATTGCCACTCCACCAAACGAATATGGAAGTGTTTCTGAAATGATATTGTACATTGCCAAAAGGCTTGGGATAAGTGAGATTTACAAGATGGGAGGAGCACATGCGGTTGCTTCTCTTGCGTACGGAACACAGACGATAAAAAGGGTTGATAAAATCGTTGGTCCTGGGAATAAGTACGTTGCGCTTGCTAAGAAGCTCATCATCGAAGACTGCGGTATAGATAGCATAGCCGGTCCAAGTGAGGTGCTAATCATCGCAGATGAGAGTGCAAATCCACGGTTCTTAGCATGGGATTTGTTGTCTCAAGCTGAACACGATGAGGATGCGATGAGTGTACTGATAACAACATCTGAACAAATAGCTCTGGCTGTGCAGGAAAATATCGGAAGGTACCTTCAAAAGCTCGCTGAGCCAAACAGAACAAGGGCAAAGACTTCTCTTGAAAAGAACGGGTACGTGCTTTTAGTGGATGACCTTTCAAAGGCAGCAAAGTTTTCTAATTTAATTGCTCCAGAGCATCTTGAGATTGTTACACAAGAACCGTACGTTTTACTAAAGCAGATAAAGAACGCAGGTTCGGTATTTCTTGGAAACTTTTCCAGTGAACCTATCGGAGATTATGGTATAGGTCCAAATCACGTCTTGCCAACATTTTCAACGGCACGGTTTTCATCTGGACTGAGTGTAAGTGATTTTGTAAAGAAGGTATTTGTGACTCAAGTCACCAGTCAAGAACTTATGCGTTCTGGTGAACAATACGTAAAACTTGCAAGACTCGAAGGTTTTGAAGCGCACGCAATGGCGGTACAAATTCGACTTGAGGAGTTGGGAGTATGGAAAGGAAAATGA
- the hisG gene encoding ATP phosphoribosyltransferase, giving the protein MLRIALAKGRLESESISYLEKCGYTFPEKSDRKLLIRDSENNIELLSVKPLDVPIYVYSGIADIGICGTDSIVESGLSLIQPMKLPFGICSMVVASFPDFKFNGRRTKIATKFPISTKKYLSSKSIDADIIKLNGSVELAPVVGLADAIVDIVQTGRTLKEHGLTIIDEVYKISAMVCVNNVSYRTKRMDLQFFFDKLWKLLDS; this is encoded by the coding sequence GTGCTTAGAATTGCCTTGGCAAAAGGAAGGCTTGAGAGCGAGAGTATTTCGTATCTTGAAAAATGTGGTTACACGTTTCCGGAAAAGTCCGATCGCAAGTTATTGATTAGAGATAGTGAAAATAATATCGAACTTCTTTCGGTAAAGCCGCTCGATGTACCTATTTATGTGTACAGTGGGATAGCCGATATCGGTATCTGTGGTACAGATTCTATCGTTGAATCTGGGTTATCGTTGATTCAACCTATGAAATTGCCGTTTGGTATCTGTAGTATGGTTGTTGCGAGTTTTCCAGATTTTAAATTCAACGGACGTCGTACGAAGATCGCTACTAAGTTTCCTATAAGTACCAAGAAGTACCTTTCTTCTAAGTCAATCGATGCGGATATTATAAAACTCAACGGTTCTGTGGAACTTGCACCTGTTGTTGGACTTGCCGATGCGATTGTGGATATAGTCCAGACGGGGAGAACGTTGAAAGAACACGGTTTAACAATAATCGATGAGGTGTACAAGATATCGGCTATGGTGTGTGTTAACAACGTTTCATACAGAACTAAGAGAATGGATTTACAATTTTTCTTCGATAAGCTCTGGAAGCTTCTGGATAGCTAA
- a CDS encoding ATP phosphoribosyltransferase regulatory subunit: protein MDFDALFNAFYNRVSGNFKKFIESDIKRVRDMSEVLSGVSFMVKSGEIFKLRDDFTKFICDYVLANPEGSRFWYEGHVYFLDNLGNLKSRYELGVEIIPGGLNELVECMKVIVGTYVEYSGSSLILEVSDARVLEDLTKHIPMQFKKEIFDMLDKKDFSELEILGSVRNIDVSKLVEVVKNSFLRRNLEDWKDFPIAEEYRRQLQVVVDTFSAFENLTVEVDFSLARTTEEYCGLTFALYDTESSKLVAAGGEYKVNESLRGVGGTIFLFENQC, encoded by the coding sequence GTGGATTTTGATGCGCTTTTTAATGCGTTTTATAACCGTGTTTCTGGGAATTTTAAAAAATTTATCGAAAGTGATATTAAGCGTGTAAGAGATATGAGTGAAGTTTTATCAGGTGTTTCGTTTATGGTTAAGTCTGGTGAGATTTTTAAGCTGAGGGATGATTTTACTAAATTCATCTGTGATTATGTACTAGCTAATCCAGAAGGTTCCAGGTTTTGGTACGAAGGACATGTGTATTTTCTCGATAACCTTGGAAATTTGAAATCACGTTATGAGCTTGGTGTTGAAATCATTCCAGGAGGTTTGAATGAGCTTGTAGAGTGTATGAAAGTTATTGTTGGTACGTACGTTGAATACTCAGGTTCAAGCCTTATTTTGGAAGTTAGTGATGCAAGGGTTTTGGAAGATTTGACTAAGCATATCCCAATGCAATTTAAGAAGGAAATTTTCGATATGCTTGATAAAAAAGATTTTTCTGAGCTTGAGATTCTTGGTAGTGTGAGGAATATTGATGTTTCAAAGCTCGTTGAGGTTGTTAAGAACAGTTTTTTAAGACGAAATCTCGAAGATTGGAAGGATTTTCCCATTGCTGAAGAGTACAGAAGGCAACTGCAGGTTGTTGTTGATACGTTCAGTGCTTTTGAAAATCTTACTGTTGAGGTTGATTTTTCACTTGCGCGTACCACCGAAGAGTATTGTGGTTTGACATTTGCACTGTACGATACGGAAAGTTCAAAGCTTGTTGCCGCAGGTGGAGAGTACAAAGTCAACGAATCGTTGCGTGGAGTTGGTGGAACTATCTTTCTTTTCGAGAATCAGTGCTGA
- the trpA gene encoding tryptophan synthase subunit alpha: MLENALDEKLRDVCRHGKAIIPYLTVGDPNLGATYELLCFYASEGATMIEIGLPFSDPIADGPVIQRAMMRALETRLEMVFEMLSDFRRSFDTPLLIMGYFNTVLQYGLKLFAENLAKLGVVGAIIVDLPLEEAELVAKIFNTKGIHLIPLISPLTGSERLKMMGTVYSGFSYLISVTGVTGSRKKLPTDVKERAAVVREILGLPVLLGFGVSTGKTIEQFRKFVDGFIVGSALIEAWEADKFKVGHTVRTLWTELVGATKVNSISSSQQN; the protein is encoded by the coding sequence ATGCTTGAAAACGCACTCGATGAAAAACTCAGAGACGTTTGCCGGCATGGGAAAGCCATTATCCCATACCTTACAGTTGGAGATCCGAACCTTGGAGCAACGTACGAGCTTCTTTGTTTCTATGCTTCCGAAGGAGCAACGATGATCGAAATCGGGCTTCCTTTCTCGGACCCGATAGCCGACGGACCTGTCATACAGCGAGCAATGATGCGTGCGCTGGAGACAAGATTAGAGATGGTTTTTGAAATGCTTTCAGATTTTAGACGTTCTTTTGACACACCACTGCTGATTATGGGGTACTTTAATACAGTATTGCAGTACGGACTTAAATTGTTCGCAGAAAATTTGGCAAAGCTGGGAGTTGTGGGCGCGATTATTGTTGATCTCCCTCTTGAGGAGGCAGAACTAGTGGCAAAAATATTCAACACCAAAGGGATTCATTTAATACCTCTCATTTCTCCTCTCACAGGATCAGAGCGTTTAAAAATGATGGGTACTGTCTATAGTGGTTTCTCGTATTTGATCTCAGTTACAGGTGTCACGGGTTCGAGAAAGAAGTTACCAACCGACGTCAAAGAAAGAGCAGCGGTTGTGAGAGAAATTCTGGGTCTTCCTGTACTTCTTGGATTTGGGGTGAGCACCGGTAAGACGATCGAGCAATTCAGAAAGTTTGTTGATGGTTTCATAGTTGGAAGTGCACTTATTGAAGCGTGGGAAGCAGACAAATTCAAAGTTGGACACACGGTGAGGACTCTTTGGACAGAATTAGTAGGAGCTACAAAGGTGAATAGTATTTCGTCATCACAACAGAATTGA
- the trpB gene encoding tryptophan synthase subunit beta has translation MFDRQLENIKDRNTIRVGATFEVPQSRYYGEYGGVYVAETLVPALIELEQGLLHIVPDEEFQNEYRRLLRDYVGRPTPLFHARRLSKELGVEVYLKREDLNHTGAHKILNALGQTLLAKKLGKTRIIAETGAGQHGVATATCCALLGLECTIYMGADDVERQRVNVERMKMLGATVVPVKSGTRTLKDAINEALRDWTTNVRTTHYVLGTVFGPYPFPQLVRTFVSTIGFEAKAQFTEAFGGLPDVVVACVGGGSNAIGIFSAFLEDDVELVGVEAGGLGIETGKHAARFQTGKVGVFQGTKSYVLQDEFGNTLDTYSVAPGLDYPSVGPEHAFLHDTGRVRYTYVTDTSAVSAFRMLAKLEGILPALESSHALAYVIENAAELKGKSVLINLSGRGDKDLSIVISYDGESKKHHGGMRNA, from the coding sequence ATGTTTGATAGACAACTCGAAAACATAAAAGACAGAAATACAATACGGGTTGGTGCAACATTCGAAGTGCCGCAGTCACGCTACTATGGGGAGTATGGTGGCGTCTACGTAGCGGAAACGCTCGTGCCAGCCCTAATTGAACTCGAACAAGGACTTTTGCACATCGTTCCAGACGAAGAATTCCAGAACGAATACCGAAGACTGCTCAGAGATTACGTTGGCCGACCGACTCCTCTTTTCCACGCACGAAGGCTCTCCAAGGAACTCGGTGTGGAGGTTTACTTGAAACGCGAAGACCTTAACCACACTGGAGCGCACAAGATCCTGAATGCCTTAGGGCAAACACTCCTTGCGAAGAAACTTGGCAAGACGAGGATAATAGCCGAAACCGGCGCTGGGCAGCACGGTGTTGCCACGGCAACATGCTGTGCGCTCCTCGGCCTTGAGTGCACCATTTACATGGGAGCTGACGATGTCGAGCGGCAGCGGGTTAACGTAGAGCGGATGAAGATGCTCGGTGCCACGGTTGTTCCCGTTAAAAGTGGGACAAGAACGCTGAAGGACGCCATTAACGAAGCACTGCGTGATTGGACCACAAACGTGCGCACAACCCATTACGTACTCGGCACCGTTTTCGGCCCGTACCCATTTCCTCAGCTCGTGAGGACGTTCGTTTCGACAATAGGCTTCGAGGCCAAGGCACAGTTCACCGAGGCTTTTGGAGGGCTGCCAGACGTTGTCGTTGCTTGTGTGGGTGGCGGAAGCAACGCAATAGGCATATTCTCTGCTTTTCTGGAAGACGATGTAGAGCTTGTTGGTGTAGAAGCTGGCGGTTTGGGTATCGAAACCGGAAAGCATGCGGCGAGATTCCAGACCGGAAAAGTCGGAGTGTTTCAGGGTACGAAGAGTTACGTATTACAGGATGAATTCGGAAATACACTTGACACCTACTCCGTTGCGCCAGGACTCGACTATCCAAGCGTTGGACCCGAGCATGCTTTCCTACACGACACTGGGCGTGTTCGCTACACGTACGTCACCGATACTTCTGCTGTCAGTGCGTTCAGAATGCTCGCTAAACTTGAGGGAATCTTGCCTGCTCTCGAAAGTAGTCATGCTCTTGCGTACGTTATAGAAAACGCTGCTGAATTAAAAGGCAAGAGCGTACTTATAAACCTCTCTGGCCGGGGTGACAAGGATCTCAGTATAGTGATCTCTTACGATGGTGAATCCAAGAAACACCATGGAGGGATGAGAAATGCTTGA
- a CDS encoding phosphoribosylanthranilate isomerase encodes MHREDGFAVGYKNRVRVKICGITNLEDALLAVRLGADALGFIFYEKSPRYVSPEKALGIIERLPVFVSTVGVFVNERPEAVLNVMRALSLSFIQVYYDNADRYEELSQFVNSRHIIRPFRIKADEDVRWLVRSLNEVGHVSLKCFPLIEGFTEKYGGAGAKFDWSVLSELSIPFILAGGITPENVSEALRYGPYAIDVSSGVEERPGKKDPKKMIELFRRVGYDV; translated from the coding sequence ATGCATCGGGAAGATGGATTTGCTGTTGGATATAAAAATCGCGTAAGGGTAAAAATATGCGGGATAACGAACTTAGAAGACGCTCTTCTCGCCGTTAGGCTTGGAGCCGACGCGCTCGGCTTCATCTTTTACGAAAAGAGCCCACGGTACGTCAGCCCCGAAAAGGCTTTAGGGATTATAGAAAGACTCCCGGTGTTCGTGTCAACCGTAGGTGTCTTTGTGAACGAGCGACCAGAGGCTGTTCTTAATGTCATGAGAGCTCTCAGCCTTAGTTTCATCCAGGTTTATTACGACAATGCGGACAGGTACGAGGAACTCTCCCAATTTGTGAACAGTCGGCACATTATACGACCGTTCAGGATCAAAGCCGATGAAGACGTTCGTTGGCTCGTTCGGTCACTTAATGAAGTCGGTCACGTTTCGTTAAAGTGCTTCCCACTCATCGAAGGTTTCACCGAGAAGTACGGCGGAGCGGGAGCGAAGTTCGACTGGTCGGTGCTCTCAGAACTTTCCATTCCTTTTATACTTGCTGGCGGAATTACGCCAGAGAACGTATCTGAGGCGTTGCGTTACGGACCATATGCCATAGATGTTTCAAGTGGCGTCGAAGAACGGCCGGGGAAGAAGGATCCGAAAAAAATGATCGAACTCTTCAGGAGGGTTGGTTACGATGTTTGA
- a CDS encoding indole-3-glycerol-phosphate synthase — protein sequence MDFLERVRLEKEQLYVRASPGRFYKSFSQRGTCGVIAEFKRRSPSEGPLLQEVTCGAKGTPDDVRQVLADYERAGASAVSILTDTPRFDGSLEDLKMARTATSLPILRKDFIVSSRQLCESILYGADCVLLIAEMLEKEQLQKLAYFAYELGLDLLIELHELESYEKLKDLSVPYVLGVNSRNLRTLQVSHTHTLEVVKKLPSDIPLVVESGVKRLEDLEPYLPYKPSGFLIGTYLLKSSDRVKTLRELVAFLARARK from the coding sequence GTGGATTTTCTCGAGCGTGTCAGGCTTGAAAAAGAGCAACTGTATGTGCGGGCGAGCCCGGGCCGTTTCTACAAATCGTTCAGTCAGCGCGGGACGTGCGGCGTGATCGCGGAGTTCAAGAGACGTTCGCCGTCGGAGGGCCCGCTCCTGCAAGAAGTGACATGTGGGGCCAAAGGAACACCTGACGATGTTCGGCAGGTCCTTGCCGATTACGAACGGGCCGGTGCAAGCGCCGTCTCGATACTCACTGACACCCCTCGCTTTGATGGAAGCCTTGAGGACCTAAAAATGGCTCGAACAGCCACCTCGCTACCAATACTCAGAAAGGACTTCATCGTCTCTTCACGACAACTGTGCGAAAGCATTCTTTACGGAGCAGACTGCGTGCTTCTGATTGCCGAGATGCTCGAAAAGGAACAACTTCAGAAACTTGCGTACTTTGCGTACGAGCTCGGCCTGGATCTTCTCATCGAACTCCATGAGCTTGAGTCCTACGAAAAGTTGAAAGATCTCAGCGTTCCGTACGTTCTGGGTGTGAACTCGAGGAATCTCAGAACGCTCCAAGTTTCTCACACTCATACTCTCGAGGTGGTGAAAAAGCTACCGTCTGACATTCCGCTCGTCGTTGAGAGCGGTGTGAAGCGTCTTGAGGACCTCGAACCGTACCTCCCGTACAAACCAAGCGGGTTCCTCATCGGGACGTATCTTCTCAAGTCGAGCGATAGGGTCAAAACGCTTCGTGAGCTCGTGGCATTCTTAGCACGCGCTCGCAAGTAA
- the trpD gene encoding anthranilate phosphoribosyltransferase, whose protein sequence is MITLATDVFLDFALKKVYGGGYLDLNESISLFENVFDLAADSSVEAKYKIVAVLSALSMRGVAASELEGLLEVMFKRATKVPRPDYELLDVVGTGGDGHDTFNISTAVALIVAAAGVKVAKHGNRAASSKCGSADVLEALGVNILMSPEDALKMLEKTNFCFLFAPTYHPALRNVVPIRRSLPFRTVFNFAGPLANPLKPDYFFIGVSDAKMLDTYASILVRRNVKRALVFMGNDGMDELTLSTTSKALLVHNGIVEELEIDPSIHGFERASPEDLRGGSASDNAKLIWEILSGKMHGPKRDVVLLNAGYALFTRAVVKTPADGIELAEKLINDGKVTELLESIRAFSQTTLAR, encoded by the coding sequence GTGATCACTCTGGCAACCGATGTCTTTCTCGATTTCGCACTGAAGAAGGTGTACGGTGGAGGCTACTTGGATCTGAACGAGAGCATCTCTCTTTTTGAGAACGTCTTTGATCTGGCCGCCGATAGCTCGGTCGAAGCGAAATACAAGATCGTCGCTGTTCTGAGTGCGTTATCGATGAGAGGCGTGGCCGCAAGCGAGCTCGAAGGGCTCCTCGAGGTCATGTTCAAACGTGCTACTAAGGTTCCAAGGCCGGACTACGAATTGCTGGACGTTGTCGGAACCGGCGGTGACGGACACGATACGTTCAACATTTCAACCGCCGTTGCACTCATCGTTGCGGCCGCCGGTGTGAAAGTTGCGAAACACGGGAACCGTGCCGCTTCGAGCAAGTGCGGTAGTGCCGATGTTCTCGAAGCCTTGGGCGTGAACATCTTAATGTCACCGGAAGATGCGTTAAAAATGCTCGAAAAGACGAATTTTTGCTTCCTCTTTGCCCCAACCTACCATCCAGCACTCAGGAACGTAGTGCCCATCAGGAGGTCGCTACCGTTCAGAACAGTTTTCAACTTTGCAGGACCTCTTGCGAACCCACTGAAACCAGACTATTTCTTCATCGGCGTTTCAGACGCCAAGATGCTCGATACATACGCCTCGATACTCGTTCGCCGGAACGTGAAACGCGCGCTGGTTTTCATGGGCAACGACGGAATGGATGAGCTGACACTTTCGACAACTTCAAAAGCGCTGCTCGTGCACAACGGTATCGTGGAGGAACTTGAGATAGATCCGTCTATTCATGGATTTGAACGAGCAAGTCCTGAGGACCTCCGCGGCGGAAGCGCATCGGATAACGCTAAGCTGATTTGGGAAATACTCTCGGGCAAAATGCACGGTCCTAAGAGGGATGTGGTTTTGCTCAACGCTGGGTACGCGCTCTTCACGCGAGCCGTTGTCAAAACACCTGCTGACGGTATCGAACTTGCCGAAAAACTCATAAACGATGGCAAAGTGACCGAGCTACTCGAATCCATTCGAGCGTTCAGCCAAACAACATTGGCGAGGTGA
- a CDS encoding anthranilate synthase component II: MFVVIDNYDSFTYNLVQYVMTLVGEERVSVYRNDEFRLDELSEKKKSGELEGIIISPGPGHPKDIPDVVELVRTLGADIPVLGICLGHQVIGYAFGCEVKNAKEVVHGKTRKCFHDGKGIFQGIPSPINVMRYHSLIVDRDTLAGSELILTAQSEDGEVMGLRHKRFPIEGVQFHPESLFTDHGFEMIRNFVEFAKSFSVRG; the protein is encoded by the coding sequence ATGTTCGTCGTGATCGACAATTACGACTCTTTCACTTACAATCTCGTGCAGTACGTTATGACTCTCGTTGGCGAAGAGCGTGTGAGCGTTTACCGAAACGATGAGTTCCGCTTAGATGAACTTTCCGAAAAGAAGAAGAGCGGAGAGCTCGAGGGAATAATTATCTCACCTGGACCCGGGCATCCGAAGGATATTCCCGATGTGGTCGAACTTGTCCGAACGCTTGGAGCTGACATTCCAGTACTCGGTATCTGTCTGGGCCACCAGGTGATTGGTTACGCTTTCGGTTGCGAGGTTAAGAACGCCAAAGAGGTCGTTCATGGGAAGACCAGAAAATGTTTCCACGACGGGAAAGGGATCTTTCAGGGTATACCATCACCGATAAACGTCATGCGGTACCACTCGCTCATAGTTGACAGAGACACCCTTGCTGGTTCTGAACTAATCCTGACAGCCCAATCGGAAGACGGAGAGGTCATGGGTCTTCGTCACAAACGTTTTCCAATCGAGGGAGTCCAGTTCCATCCCGAGTCACTCTTCACGGATCACGGTTTCGAGATGATCAGGAACTTTGTTGAATTCGCAAAAAGCTTTAGTGTGCGGGGGTGA